AACTCGACGCCACGTAGGCAGGCAATCTCCGGAATCCCAGCAGCACGCGGTGGCGGTAGCCCTCCGGCCGGCCGCCCCAGCCGTCCAGTCATGCCGGTATGGGCACAACGGCCGGATGACCTGTCATTTGGGGATTCGGGCCATGCCGCAGCCGGGACTGCCCGGATGGTCGCCTGGGCCTGAGGTTGGGGCCGCGCTTCAGCGAGGCAGCAGGACGTCGACCTGCCCCCGGATGTCCTGCACGATCTCCTCGACGCTCAAGGCGGTGTTCACGCCCGCCGCCATGCTGAGGAACATCACTGCGGACACGATGTGTGCCAGCGTCGCGGCGTCGCCCTCCGCGACCCGATCGTCTCGGCGCAGCACGGCGGCGACGGCCTCCTCGGTCTGCGCGACGATGGCCAGTGCCGCGCCGTGCCGGGGCTCCTCGGGGTCGCCGAAGACCATCTCTCGCAGGTAGGTGCGTCCGTTGTCGATCTGGATGCGGTTGCACTCGACGATCGGCCGGACGATCGCCAGCACCGCGTCCAGCACGCCAGGGATGGCCTCGGCGTCCGCCCGGCCCTGCTCAAGTGCTTCGACGTACTTGGCGTTCTGGA
The sequence above is a segment of the Streptomyces asoensis genome. Coding sequences within it:
- a CDS encoding TetR/AcrR family transcriptional regulator, which gives rise to MSVASQSVGRRERNKQEKLDRIVAAASELFAEHGVDEVTTQQIADKADIGTGTLFLYAKTKGELLLLVQNAKYVEALEQGRADAEAIPGVLDAVLAIVRPIVECNRIQIDNGRTYLREMVFGDPEEPRHGAALAIVAQTEEAVAAVLRRDDRVAEGDAATLAHIVSAVMFLSMAAGVNTALSVEEIVQDIRGQVDVLLPR